In Primulina huaijiensis isolate GDHJ02 chromosome 6, ASM1229523v2, whole genome shotgun sequence, a single window of DNA contains:
- the LOC140979447 gene encoding uracil-DNA glycosylase, mitochondrial, whose amino-acid sequence MAASAKTLMDFLQQPAAKRIRRASSSSPPLIRSVSSLDDATASISPDQKLRMDFNKALARSKRNLKLCSDKVSKAIDAGTRYVELEELLVEETWLEVLPGELQKPYAKKLCEFVEKEICHGSMPVYPPQHLIFNALNTTPFDQVKAVIIGQDPYHGPGQAMGLSFSVPNGVKVPSSLANIYKEIQQDLGCSAPSNGNLEKWAVQGVLLLNTVLTVRKSQANCHAGKGWEQFTDAVIGAISQKKKGVVFILWGNNAQAKSRLIDETKHYVLKSAHPSGLSANRGFFGCRHFSRTNKILDEMGIPPIDWQL is encoded by the exons ATGGCAGCTTCTGCGAAAACCCTAATGGATTTTCTTCAGCAACCAGCGGCGAAGCGAATCAGGAGAGCCTCCTCCTCATCGCCTCCCCTTATCCGGTCAGTTTCATCCCTAGACGACGCCACCGCCTCCATTTCCCCTGATCAGAAGCTCAGAATGGACTTcaacaaagcccttgccagatCCAAGCGAAACCTCAAACTGTGCTCGGATAAAGTCTCCAAAGCTATTGACGCAG GAACGAGATATGTGGAGCTGGAGGAACTTTTAGTGGAGGAGACATGGTTGGAAGTGCTACCAGGGGAGTTGCAGAAGCCTTATGCAAAGAAACTGTGTGAATTTGTGGAGAAAGAAATTTGCCATGGCAGCATGCCAGTTTACCCTCCTCAACATCTTATTTTCAACGCACTCAATACAACCCCATTTGACCAGGTTAAAGCTGTTATTATTGGACAG GACCCATATCATGGACCAGGTCAAGCAATGGGCCTTTCTTTCTCAGTGCCGAATGGTGTCAAGGTGCCTTCCAGTCTTGCAAACATATATAAAGAGATTCAACAGGACCTGGGCTGTTCAGCTCCATCTAATGGGAACCTGGAAAAGTGGGCCGTGCAG GGTGTTCTCTTGCTAAATACTGTTCTTACAG TGAGGAAAAGTCAGGCAAATTGTCATGCAGGAAAAGGGTGGGAGCAGTTTACTGATGCGGTTATTGGAGCAATTTCACAGAAGAAAAAAGGAGTTGTTTTTATTCTTTGGGGAAATAATGCTCAAGCCAAATCTCG GTTGATTGATGAGACAAAGCACTACGTTCTGAAATCAGCTCATCCTTCTGGTTTATCTGCAAACAGAGGCTTCTTTGGATGCAG GCACTTTTCTCGTACAAACAAGATCCTGGACGAAATGGGAATACCTCCTATAGATTGGCAATTATAG